The Raphanus sativus cultivar WK10039 chromosome 6, ASM80110v3, whole genome shotgun sequence sequence GTTAATTGGATAATTACAAGCTATATGCAGTTGAATATAATAAGGTACATAGAATCGATATGTAATGTAATTTCATGTTTACAAGTCTTTATAAATCAAATACGTAAATggcatctgaaaaaaaaattaacgtcATTGTTACAATCATTTCAACTATGATGTTTcagaaattagtttttttttcttcttctagaaATTAATACCTttacaaaaatgtaaaaccaaCAATTATATACCTTTacaaaaatgtaatattacttcagaatttttaatataactgaaaaaaccTCGATTTTTCTAAACACGTAAtcaacaattatataaaatgtatatagtCATAGCATATTATAAAAAtcaaccaaattaaaaaaatgtatctaatctattattttagggattgttttttatttactacTTGAAGTTGTCATATAaatttggactctttcatagttgttactagaatatatcatgactcatatacaatgcaacctactaacttaaatttaaccaaatcttaaccaaagtAGATCAATTGAACTTAATcaataatatctttaaaatatttttggttatctcTTAATATAACGGATCATACAAAaatgaaccactcttaaatcaacgagttttATATCAttcaaaacataagaaaaaaatgtgttggacattttaaaaaaaacaaaaattaatcttccaaaaaccaaacaaTAGTGGCATAGAACAACATATGCTTATGTTCATATCGCTAACTTACCttcatatatttactcttcatcTGCATCATATCACatcatacacagttatgcaagaacatgaatttttttgttcaaaccaCTAAATATTGGTGGCATAtagtgaatatatttttaaattcgttttttaaaAACTATGAGTATTGCAAACAAGAAATCCACTaagaacaacatattttttaactttacttaaatctatcttttaaaaaaaatagatgaataTTCTCCAACAACTTTCCTTAagatttttaacaaaataattctGATTAGATTGTAAGGACATCgtataaatttgtttaaaataaataaaaaattatattaacaaaataaaatattttaaatttaaaatatgagtTAAAAAGTGTAACAAAGtaaactattatattaaaatgaaacaagactaaataaaaactaacaacatgtacaacacaaattataacaccattcagttatatatatttaataaaatattatctatatgttttatatataacatatattaaacctaaattttgacaaattaatttccgccctttagggcgggtccgaATCTagtatattttgaaacattattTGACTAATATAagttcaatatattttaaatattagtcattctcagaatatatatatatatatatatatatatatatatatatatttaaagagtATCTCTCTATTTTctgatctatactattatttgagaattgaTTGTTTGCAACGAAGCTCTCACGTTAGAAATTATAgtggttaatatcatttatatctttagtgaataatatatatataagttacctacaaaataaaaatgagtttaaattattttgattagacaattgactaaaattaataataataagaattatccaaaatctaaataatatatttcaaaataagaaGATGATTTCTATACATAttttgttgttatctgaaaaaagtatctttcaataaaaaaaattaaaattaaaaaaacccataactaaatattaatgaagcaaaattcttaattttatataattgaaaacataatattaagtgatttttaaaatttatctattaCTAATGAACATAATATACCCTATATATTTGGTATGTagttatgcctatgagatgttactTGGAtctacttaaaaaaatattattcactaAACTAGTAAATTTTTTGTAGGTAAACtgttaaatgaaaattattcaataaactaataaaagtTATCctctcttaaataaaaaaaactaataaaaatttacattgATCTTGTAGATAAACAGTTGTTAGGAATTATCCAAAAGGGTATGGGATAATTGAAAATGAGTTTGTCGATGATATTTTATTGTAATTCTgacaatgtttttattttcagtaaCTTGAAAATGGTTTATTGATTTCGGTTGGTAATATATGGTTAGGGAGTTACGTCTTGTGAATGACCACATTAGATGGGTTGCTTTCTGTAATCAAGGAAATATCCCCTATAGATATAAACTATTGGGGTATAATACTTTAGGGAAGACTAATCACATTTTTTGTAACCAATTAACATAACTATTATGTTAATCTACAATTAATTCATAATGGCAAAGAATGTTATACGACTAGTAAGGAGAAGGTTTTTATATAAAGAGGCTGGGAAGGAATATAGTGTTGCCACCTAGGAAATAGCATTGTTGTTAATAACACATGAATATGAGGTTATTCTCTAAAAATACTATCAAAGAATTAATGGTTCAATACATCTGTtccacaaaaaaagaaaaaatacccACACGCCAGACTCTAGTGTTTCCTTATAGTAAACGCAAATTTGCACACAACAGCCTCCGCCTTCTTTTTGAACGGACCACATATTACTACACAAAATTAAACTAATCAGTCAGATATTTCATAGTTTTGAAACAATATTCACTGGCTGCTAGAActggatatttttttaaacagcAGAAATTCATTACTTAAAAGGTTCAGTACAACAAGGGAAGATCAGACAACAAGGCATTCTTCGCCAATGAATCAGCTCGAGAGTTACATGATCtcgaaacataaaaaaaattgacaaaattGAAAGAAGATGATAGAAACTCGATGTCCTATATACCAAAACATGAACTTTATGTTTAGGAAGAGAAAAGAAGTGGTTCCTTTGAGACCACAATTCGATATTTTCCAGTGGATCTGTTGATTTATTTGGAAGGAGAGAAACGACAAACTCTTTAATGGAAAAATTGTATCCCGATCGACACTATTCAATATGCATCCCTCAGAAGTAGAATGTTGGAAGAGGACTAATGGAAAGGAAGAAACAAATGAAGACCAAAAAGACTTCTTTTTACAGAGGTTTTTCTAGTGTGCCCTTGGATACTCGAATCCCTACCTCCCAAATTAATGTGTCATGATCAATAATGGCAGTGTTAATTGTTTAGGGTGGAATTTTAAGGATCAAATATCGGAATACTTCGGACCACGGGCGTATAGTAAAAGTCTCTCAACTTTAACTATAGCTCCGATTGATGGCCAATATTCGCGACAGAAATTGAGGTGTTCAGAGATTATAGGACAACTTCGAAAATGTGAATCTGTCTTATATTTTTCGGAGTAGAAATAGTCGAACGAATGCCTttgcaaaagaaacaaacaagaaacaaagtctatatttttttatatatagatcATATGCGGACAGATGGAAAAGTTCCAAAAAATCGACTCGTCTACCACCATTTGATATAGCTTAGATGAGCAGCtgagaacaagaaaaaaaataaatataaaccaCTCATGCTTAAActcttaatttaaaattttaaacatgtcaaaaagaaaactagTCAACATGCTTTTTACTTCAAGGTAACGTTTATAAATAGAAGTTACGCAAATAAAGTATACAGAACAAAAACCATGTaagattttacaattttaatgtaTGAGAAGTTAGCAATTTCGATTGGTAGGATAACTAATGTATTAGGAAAAGTTTAATTGATAGAATATGATCTCAAGACTCATGCTTGTCTAAAACTCCCAAACAgttaacataaaaatttaaagaacCGGTACAGATAACATGTTTTAAAGATCAAAGTAGTAGTAGCAGAGGAAAAAGAAAGAATCCAGAACTAGTAGCTTAAGAACAAATTACAATTTTGCATATAACTCCCCATTTATCCGATTTGATCTTTGCCATGGACGGTTCGAAGTGCCATCACTCACTCAGTTCCTTCCTGAACCTGAGAAGACAATTGTCAACAAGTTTCAGATTGGTAGGCTGGGCCCTTTTTGACTACAACAAAAGGAATCTTAAGTATACTAAAATGCAACTTTATATGTATACCTTGGCAGGAGATTTTGAAAGAGACCTGGACCTCGATCTCGACATTGCCCTAAAATGATTGAATAgagataaaaatttaaaatcagttTTAACACAAATAAAAGaatgatttgaaatatatatatatatatatatatatatatatatgtagataaTTAGGGGATGAGAAGTTTACCTAGGAGGACTCTTCTTCCTGTCGGGAGATGGAGATCTAGATTTTGATAACGATCTTGAAAGAGAACGTCTGGGTGATTTACTgcaataaagattttataaacaCAAAACTACATTTAAAGATATTGTTCAAAAATGAGAAAAGCACCTCAGATCCTTTCTTGGGCTCCTGCTTCTGCTAACGCTACGACTAGGGCTGCGACCACGGCCTCTACTACGGCTCCTGCTTCTGCTTGGGCTTCTAGACTGGGAGCTTTCATACTTCTTAACCTGCACATGAGAAATACAAACAACAGAATTAATGGATTACAAGTCTAAAGAAGCCAAACATATATAAAGGTAAGACCATTAAGAATGCAAGGACAAAAAGGTACCCGGATATAGCCTCTAGCCCAGGGGTTTCTGAACTCTGTATCATCAAGTTTCCTTATCTGAACAAAATATCTCAAAGTTATGAACACCGGACCGGAGGTAACTAACTATACAGAGTTCATAGCTTCATAAACAGCAAGATATAAGAACAGAGTTGAAACTTACCGCATACTTCATATCATCATTATTGGTGTAGTCAACAACACCATAAATTcctaagaaaaaaagaaattaagtaAAATATCCCTAAAACACAAACGTTAATACTGATACGAAAGTGTAAACTAACGCACCATCACTGTCACGAGTGACctcagcaaagcacacatcaccAGCTTTCCGCATATGATCCTGAAACAATGATTttaatatgaagaaaaaaaagaagacagcAATATGTTGCAAGCCCGAAATATTAGGAATCAACAACACACCTTCAAATCTTGCCATGAAGCAGATGATGGGAGCCCACGTACAATAACTGCACATAGCCATCCAAGAAAACATAGAAACATTCAGAAAGAGGTTGAAGATTCAACCATAACAATTTTTTCGCAGCAAATTACACAAACCTCGGAATTCAGAGTGTCGTGAAACACCAAACCGGGCAGatcctccaccacctccatagCCACCACCACCCCCACCACGATATCCACCACCGCCACGGCGATCACCTGAAGACTGTCCTCTACCACCATGGGCAAGCTCAACCTGCACTTACAATGATTAGAAacaacgatatatatatataaacatcagAAGGTAATGTAAAGCAGAAAAGGTTTGGAATCAAGAATGTTAAAATACCCTCAAACGAGAGCCGTCAAAGTTGTACCCGTCACGGCCATCGATAGCATCTTCAGCATCCCGAGGATGCTCAAACTACAAACGTCCAACATATAATTTGGTTAACTGTAAATATTATCTTGTAAAAGTGGCCAAGACCATGTaatttaaaacaacaaaataaaacgtACCTCAACAAAACAATAACATGGAGGACGAGGTGGAACCTTCAATTCAATATCCACAATGCGGCCATACTGCAATTGAGATATATAACCCATTCAAAAAATCCTCTTAGAATAATcatgcaaaaacaaaaagaatcaaaaagtAGCCAGAACTGACCTTGTAGAAGAGATCTTCAATCTCAGACTCCCTTATGTCACCGGGCAAGTTACCAACATAGATGGACCGAGAAAACCGACCACTCATTGTTTGCAAAGCTTGTTAGGTAACTGCATATAcgaataaaagaaaacaaatcaataaAGGAACAAAGCTTATTTCTCAAGGACAAAGAATCTCCACTCAGACA is a genomic window containing:
- the LOC108806208 gene encoding serine/arginine-rich splicing factor SR34A isoform X1 translates to MSGRFSRSIYVGNLPGDIRESEIEDLFYKYGRIVDIELKVPPRPPCYCFVEFEHPRDAEDAIDGRDGYNFDGSRLRVELAHGGRGQSSGDRRGGGGYRGGGGGGYGGGGGSARFGVSRHSEFRVIVRGLPSSASWQDLKDHMRKAGDVCFAEVTRDSDGIYGVVDYTNNDDMKYAIRKLDDTEFRNPWARGYIRVKKYESSQSRSPSRSRSRSRGRGRSPSRSVSRSRSPRKDLSKSPRRSLSRSLSKSRSPSPDRKKSPPRAMSRSRSRSLSKSPAKVQEGTE
- the LOC108806208 gene encoding serine/arginine-rich splicing factor SR34A isoform X2, which gives rise to MSGRFSRSIYVGNLPGDIRESEIEDLFYKYGRIVDIELKVPPRPPCYCFVEFEHPRDAEDAIDGRDGYNFDGSRLRVELAHGGRGQSSGDRRGGGGYRGGGGGGYGGGGGSARFGVSRHSEFRVIVRGLPSSASWQDLKDHMRKAGDVCFAEVTRDSDGIYGVVDYTNNDDMKYAIRKLDDTEFRNPWARGYIRVKKYESSQSRSPSRSRSRSRGRGRSPSRSVSRSRSPRKDLRRSLSRSLSKSRSPSPDRKKSPPRAMSRSRSRSLSKSPAKVQEGTE